AGCACTCATTCCAAAGGCATCATTCGGCTTTGCGTTGCGGGCAATGACCATTTTGTGATTCACAAATCAATTTAATAATAATTGATCGTAGTATTAGCCAAAAAGGCAGCAAAAACTACCCTCTGCAATCAATCGAAACAGTATTTACCAATGCCCTGTATTGCCCATTGAAGCCCAAGGCTCGGCTGGTGCAAGCGCTGGGCCATCTTGCAGCAATTCTACTGACACATTATCCGGCGAGCGCACAAAGGCCATGCGTCCATCGCGCGGCGGGCGGTTTATGACAACCCCGTTATCCTGTAAATGCTGGCAGGTGTCGTAAATATTATCCACCGAATAGGCCAGATGCCCAAAATGGCGGCTGTCACTGGGCAGCCCCTCATCGCCATCCCAATTATAGGTTAACTCGACTGGGCAGTCCTCTTGTCCTTCAGGCGCCATAAACACAAGCGTAAAGCGGCCCGCTTCGCTGTCATGGCGGCGGGTTTCTTTCAGCCCAAGCAGTTCATAAAACGCCATTGAGGCCTCAAGATCTTTGACCCGAACCATGGTGTGAAGATATCGAATACCCATTGCTTTGCCCCTAAGTAGCCATTGCTTTTCCGTTCTGTGCGCAGAGTATCATGTCTTGCCCGACTGTCCAGAGTGGCATCAACGGCCGCTTTGCCGAGCTTTGGCGGGCCAGCGCCAAAGCGAAAGATTATAATTCCCCTAAATTATCATTGATCTAGCGGTTTCTTCATTCCCTTGCCCAAGATATAGTGGAACCGATTCACTACTAAAAAGGATTCGCCCATGCCGCTGTCGCCTGATCAACTGGCTGAAATTGAAGCCCAACGCGCCCAAAGTCAGACCACATTGCGGACGGTCAGCCCCGGCATGGAAAGCCACCTTTACACAGCCTATCCCGTTCTGGATCATGGCTTTGTGCGGGTCATAGATTATATGGGCGATGATGCAGCCATCTGCCAAGCGGCGCGTGTCAGTTATGGCAAGGGTACTAAATCGGTGCAAAACGACGAAGGGTTGATCCGCTATCTAATGCGGCACTGGCATTCTACACCGTTTGAGATGTGCGAGCTGAAACTTCATGTGAAACTGCCGGTGTTTGTCGCCCGCCAGTGGATTCGCCACCGCACGGCGAATGTGAACGAATATTCCGCCCGTTATTCTATTTTGGACCGTGAGTTTTATATTCCGGCCCCGGATAAGGTGGCCGCGCAATCGGTGGTCAACAATCAGGGCCGAGGTGAAGTTCTGACAGGCGCGGAAGCGGCGCAGGTTCTAGAAATTCTCAAAGCGGACAGCACCCGCGCCTATGACAATTACGAGGCGATGATTTCCCAAGATGGCCAGCAAGGGCTCGCACGCGAACTTGCGCGGATGAACCTACCGGCCAATATTTACACCCAGTGGTACTGGAAGGTTGATCTGCACAATCTGTTTCATTTCCTGCGGCTACGCGCGGATGCGCATGCGCAATATGAAATTCGGGTCTACGCCGATGAAATGTGCAAGCTTGTTGCGGATTGGGTGCCTTTTGCCTATCGCGCTTTTGAAGATTACCGGATGGGGGGCGCGACGCTGTCGGCTACGGCTTTGGACTGTGTGCGCCGGATGGTTGGCGGCGAAAAAGTCACTCAAGAAACCTCGGGTATGAGCAAAGGCGAGTGGCGCGAATTTGAAGCTACGCTGTCTGCGTAGCGCGGCCCATTACGGCAGTTCGACGGGCACCGTTTGAACCAATTCACCTTTGAGGTTGTAAATGAGGATCTGGTCATCTCCGGTCACAATAGCGTACCAGGATCGGGTTTGGGTAAAGGCCACTGGCCTTGTGCCATCGGGCAGGGTTATGGACTGGGGAAAATCAATTCCACTGTCCTGAAAGCGGATGACAAACAGGGCTATTAACACTACCATGCCCGCGATCATGGTGAAGCTTAACACAGTCACCAGCCGCCGCAAAAACGCCAGATGCGGCACATCTTGTTCTGGCTCAAAAGGTTCGGTCATGACGATGTCCCTTGTTCAGTTTGCGATTGCGGAAGATCCACCCAACCGCCTTGATAAAGCGCTTTTTCGCGATGCGCCAGAGCAAGAGGACCTGTCACGCACCCGTTTGGGTAAACTTATCGAAGAGGGCGCGGTGCGTGTGGATGGCAAAATTGCAACCAGCCCAAAGACAAAAGTTGCGGCCGGCGCCATGATTGAGATCACTTTGAAAGAGGCAAGACAAATCGCCACCGAGGCGGAAAACATTCCTCTTGAGGTGGTTTATGAAGACCCACATTTAATCGTGGTCAACAAACCGGCGGGCATGGTGGTGCATCCTGCACCGGGAACGCCCAGCGGGACTTTGGTCAATGCGCTGCTGCATCATTGCGCGGCATCACTTTCGGGAATTGGCGGCGAACGGCGGCCGGGGATTGTCCACCGGATCGACAAGGACACAAGTGGGCTTTTGGTGGTGGCCAAAACCGATAAAGCGCATCATCATTTGGCTGACCAGTTTGCCGCCCACAGCGTCGAGCGGCTCTATCAGGCGCTCTGTTTTGGGGTGCCAGAGGCCAGTGATCCACGGTTGCGCGGGGTCCGCGGCGTGAACTTTGAGCCGGGCAATATTATGAAAATCACCACCCAACTTGCGCGGCACAAAACAGACCGTCAGCGTCAGGCAGTGCTGTTTGAAGGCGGCCGCCATGCGGTTACGCGGGTGCGGATAGCGCAGCGATTTGGAGCGCCAGCAGCTGCCGCGTTGATTGAGTGCTGGCTTGAAACCGGACGGACCCATCAGATCCGGGTGCATTTGGCCCATACGGGCCATGGGTTGATTGGTGATCCGGTTTATGGTGGTAAGCGGCGGATTGCCCGCAAAGCGATGGGAGAGCAAGCAAGTGACGCCATTGGCAATTTTTCTCGGCAAGCGCTGCACGCGAGTGTTTTAGGCTTTGCGCATCCGGTAAGCGATGAAAAACTGCGTTTTGAAGCACCTTTGCCGGATGATTTTTCCAATTTGCTGGGCGATTTAACGAACACATCTTTGTGAAAATGTGCATCAATGGTCATATTTTTGCCCAAAATCGATGTAAATAGCGTAGAAAATTTGAACAGGCCTTGAAACAGATTTCATCAAATCCTAACTAAATGTTAACAGGATGAACATTAAGGGAGCAACATGAGCAACTACGCAAATCTTCCAGCCCCAACCCCCGAAGGTGGTCTAAGCCGATACTTGCAGGATATCCGCAAATTTCCGATGCTTGAGCCCGAAGAGGAATATATGCTGGCCAAACGCTGGGTCGAAGAGCAGGACACCGAGGCGGCACATAAAATGGTCACTTCGCATCTAAGATTGGCGGCAAAGATTGCTATGGGTTATCGCGGATACGGACTGCCGCAGGCCGAGGTTATCTCAGAGGCCAATGTCGGCTTGATGCAGGCGGTCAAACGCTTCGATCCTGAAAAAGGGTTTCGACTGGCAACCTATGCGATGTGGTGGATACGTGCTAGCATTCAAGAGTATATCCTGCGCAGCTGGTCGCTCGTTAAAATGGGTACGACCAGCGCCCAGAAAAAACTATTCTTCAATTTGCGCAAGGCTAAATCCCGGATCGGCGCCTTGGACGAAGGGGATATGCATCCTGATAATGTGGCGAAAATTGCCACAGATTTGGGCGTGACCGAAGCTGAGGTTATTAGTATGAACCGCCGGCTTTCTGGCGGCGATGCTTCGCTCAATGCGATGGTCGGATCAGCCGATGGCGACAGCTCAATGGAGTGGCAAGATTGGCTTGAAGACGAAGATGCGGATCAGGCGGCAGACTATGAGGCCAAGGATGAATTGGACACACGCCGCGCGCTTCTGGCAGAAGCGATGGAAGTCTTAAACGAGCGTGAACAAGATATTTTGGCCAAGCGCCGGTTGGCGGAAAAAGTCATTACGCTAGAAGAACTCAGCGAGCATTACAATGTAAGCCGCGAGCGTATTCGGCAAATTGAAGTACGTTCTTTTGAAAAGCTGCAGCTTAAAATGCGCGAACTTGCGCTTGAAAAAGGTCTTGTTGCGACAGCCTAGGGCTTTCCACTTTTACTTTAAACCCCTATCCTAACCAAAAGCTGGGATAGGGGTAATCTATGCAAAAAGTTATGCGTTGGGGTGTTGTCGGGGCATCGAAATTTGCCCGAACGCAAATGGTTCCGGCGATGATGCTGGCGCAAAATACCCAGTTTTGCGCTTTGGCCACATCAAATCCAGAGAAAGCAGCGCCTTTTCAGGCTATGGAGCCTAATTTAAAGATCTATACTGATTATGATGCGCTGCTGGCTGATCCTGAAATAGACGCGCTCTATCTTCCGCTGCCCAATCATTTGCATGTTCAATGGTGCAAAAAAGGGCTTGATGCAGGCAAGCATGTTTTGTGTGAAAAACCGATTGCAATGCGGGCCGAAGAAATTGATGATCTAATCGCTATGCGCGACAGTTCGGGGCTTTTATTGGCCGAAGCCTATATGATCGTGCATCATCCCCAGTGGCACTATGCGAGAGAGCTTTATCAAAGCGGCGCAATCGGCGAGTTGGTTCAGGTGGATGGTGTTTTTTCCTATAACAACAGCGCAGATCCCAACAATATCCGAAACCGGCCAGAAACCGGCGGTGGCAGTCTGCCCGATATCGGTGTGTATACCATGGGCGCGGCGCGTTTTGTGACCGATGAAGAACCGGTTGAAATCGTAGATGCCAATATCACTTGGCAAAATGATGTGGATGTCTGGGCGGCGATCAACGCCAAGTTTCCATCGTTTCACTTCAATGCCACCACATCAATGCGCATGGCGCCGCGCCAAGAGATGAATTTTCATGGCACTAAGGGTTTGATCCGCCTAACTGCCCCTTTCAATCCCTCGGTTTTTTCACAAGCTGAGGTCGAATTGCATTCTGCCGATATGGTGGTGTCAACCAAGCGCTATCCAGCGGAAAATCACTATGTGAACCAACTTCAGGCCTTTCGCGCATCAGCTTTAGAGGGCACGCCCTATGGCTGCACATTAGAATTTTCCCAAGGCACCCAGAGAATGATAGATATGGCGCTTAAAAAAGCGCGCGGTGATTAGTCTTTTGCGGGTGTTGCGGCGCTATTGGCGTCAATAAATTCCAGCACAAGCGGGCGAATGTTTTCACGCCAGCTTTTTCCGGCAAAGATGCCATAGTGGCCAGCCTCTGGTTCAACGTGGCTAGCTTTTTTATCCGCTGGAAGCCCTGAGCAAAGATCCAGTGCTGCAATACATTGCCCGGGCGCAGATATGTCATCTTTCGCGCCTTCGACGGTTTTGATTGCAACCTTGGTTATTTTAGAAAAATCAATTTTCTTTCCGGCTACTGTAAACTTGTTCTGTGCAATTTCGCGCTGCTTGAAAATCCGGTCTACCGTTGACAGGTAAAATTCTGCGGTCATATCCATCACTGCGAGGTATTCATCATAGAATTTGTTATGTTTGTCGTGCTCCGAGGCCGTGTTTTGGGCCACGTTCATGATTTGATCTGAAAAGGCTTGGCAGTGCCGGTCACTGTTCATCGACATAAAAGATGCCAGTTGCAACAAACCGGGGTACACTTTGCGTCCCACACCGGCATATTTAAACCCGACCTGCTGGATTAAGGTATGTTCGAGTTGGCCCATGGTAACGCGCCGGCCAAAATCAGTGACATCTGTGGGCGCCGCATCCGGATCAACTGGCCCACCGATCAATGTCAGGCTGCGCGGCTGCGCCTCTGGGTTTTCCTCGGCCAGATAGGCTGTGGCCGCTAATGCCAGCGGCACAGGTTGGCACACGGCGATAACATGGGTTTCCGGTCCAAGGTGATTTAAATAATCCACCAGATATAGCGTATAATCCTCAATATCGAATTTACCTTTTGAGACGGGTATATCGCGCGCATTATGCCAGTCCGTGACAAAGACTTCGCAATCGCCAATCAGGCTTTTGACAGTCGAACGCAATAAAGTTGCGTAATGCCCGGACATCGGCGCGATTAAAAGCACTTGGCGGGCTGCGGGTTTGCGCCCTTGGACGTCAAAATGTATCAAATCGCCGAAAGCGCCGGATACAACGGGCTTGACCTGTACCAAATGATCCCGACCATCGTCGCAGGTGATACTATCAATTGCCCAATCGGGCTTGGTGATCATCCGCTGAAAGCTACGCTCGGTCACTTGCCCCCAGGCAGCGGCCCACTGCAGCCAGGGGTTTGGCACTGCGGAAAAGGCTGGATAAGAGGCAAAAGCCTGTGCGGTTGCACCCATCCATTGATTGGTGTTTCGCATGGCTTCCATAAAGTCGTAGCTGGCCATATGGCGCATTTTCGTCTCCTGCCTCGTGCGGCTAATTGAAATAATTCGACGCTTTGCGTTTGGGTTTAAAAATTGTTATGCTGCACAGCAGCGAAGGTATGCGGAAATTTACCAAATGACAACCACAGATCAAGATATTGAAAATCAAACGTCAAAATTAGAGCAAAATCTTGCAAAACTAGATGAATTAAATCAACGCTTGATTACGGTATTGCAAACCAAAAAAACAACAGATGCGGCTCTTAGTGGGCCTGGTCATGATTTGGCGCTTAAGACGACAGCAGCCTATTGGCAGGAGGCAATTCAGAATCCAAGCAGACTGATTGAGCATCAAATCGCCTATTGGGGAAAAACGCTTACCCATTTCATCGAAGCACAAAACGCGATGATGCACAAAGATTTTGATGCAGTAGAGACCAGCGCTCCGCTGGATAAACGATTTTCCAATCCTTTGTGGAATAGTCATCCCTATTTTAAATTCATAAAACAGCAGTATTTGCACAATGCCGAAGTAGTGCAAAGTTCGATTGAGTCTATTGACGGTCTTGAGACAACTGAAAAAAGACGACTTGAGTACTTTTCGAAACAAATTGTCGATATGATGGCGCCAACAAATTTTCTGGCGACCAATCCTGATGCTTTAGAACAGGCGGTGGAAACCCAAGGCCAATCCCTCATCGATGGGTTGGAAAACCTAATTGCTGATCTTGAGGACAATGATGGCGAATTGGTTGTGCGCTTGGCAGATGAAAAGGCCTTTGAGCTTGGTGGGAATATTGCCACCACTCCTGGAAAGGTCGTGTTTCGGAACCATATGCTTGAGCTTATTCAATACAGTCCCAGCACCCAAACCACACATGAGATTCCGTTGGTAATTTTTCCACCGTGGATTAACAAATTTTACATTTTGGATCTGACAGCGCAAAACAGTTTAATTAAATGGCTGGTTGCGCAGGGCCTCACTGTTTTTATCGTGTCCTGGATCAACCCGGACGCCAGTTATAAAGAGGTCTCGCTTGAAGATTACATAGAACATGGCTATCTGCAGGCACTGCAAACGGTACGGTCCGAAACCGGGCAAGATAAGGTAAATGCAGTAGGCTACTGTATTGGTGGAACGACCTTGGCCCTGACCTTGGCTTTGTTAAAGCAGCGCGGTGAGGAATTAATCAATAGTGCAACCTTCTTCACCACACTGACAGATTTTTCAAATCAAGGTGAGTTTTTACCCTTTCTTCAGAATGATTTCATTGACGGGATCGAACAGGAAGTGGGCACAAAAGGCATCCTTGAAAGTTACATCATGGCACGCACTTTTAGCTTTTTGCGGTCGAATGATTTGATTTATTCACCTGCGATCAAAAGCTATATGATGGGCAAAGCCCCCCCCGCTTTTGATCTTTTGTATTGGAATGGAGACGGTGCAAATCTGCCCGGAAAGATGGCCGTGCAATACCTGCGCGGACTGTGCCAGCGCAATGAATTTGCGGAAGGAGGGTTTGAGCTTTTTGGCGAAAAGTTACATTTGCGGAATGTTGATGTGCCGCTGTGCGCGGTTGCGTGCGAAACTGATCATATTGCCAATTGGAAAGACAGTTACCGCGGGGTGGCACAAATGGGCAGCCGATCCAAAACCTTTATACTGGCAGAATCAGGTCATATTGCGGGTATCATTAACCCCCCAGGCAAAAATAAATATGGGTTTTTTCTAAATTCTGACCCGAAAAAAACGCCGGAAAAATGGCACTCAAATGCAAAATACCATGCTGGTAGCTGGTGGAATGAGTGGGCAAGCTGGTTAAAGAAACGTTCTGGAAAACAAAGGGATGCACTTGTGCCGGGCAGCGACAGTTTGCCAGTCATTTGTGACGCACCGGGGCTCTATGTCACTCAGAAAGCCAAAGTTTAAGCCATTTTTTTTGCCGCACTGCAGAAAAAATACTTGAAATGCTGCACTGCAGCATGTATATCGGATTTATAAATATATTCAGAAATAACTTCTGAGAGTTTAAAGGATCAAAACAATGGCGACGATGGCACCTGATATGACAACTTTCTTTAAAGATATTATCGATTCATTCCCTGTAGATACAAAATTCTACCAAGATGCTTTTGATAATTCGGCCGAAATGAATGAAAAAATGACTAAAGTTGCTTTGCAAGCTGCCCAGCAAAGCGCGGATATTTCAAGCAAATGGACAAAAGATACATTGGGAAAAATCTCAACGATCTCTGCAGTGAAAACCGATCCAGCAGACTACGCAAAAGCGCTTACTGATTTTGCATCTGCTCAAGCTGAAGTTGCTGCTGAAAACATCGCCGCTTTTGCAGAAGTCGCAAAAAAGGCACAAATGGAAACCGTTGAACTGGTGATGGCAGCCGGCAAAGAGGCCACTCAGGAAGCAACAGATGTCGTCAAAAAGGCAACCAAAGAGGTCAACGCAGTGGCTAAAAAAGCAGCTGCCAAGTAATTTCCCCTCGTTTTCTCCTCCCAAGAAAACTGTGGTGGGTGAGCAATAGCTCACCCTTTCTTTTTTTGCTGCAAGCGCGTAGAGTTTGCCGCAGCGCTGCATTTTTCGGAGGTCACCGTGTCGACGACAGATAAACCACTCTTGATAAAACGATATGCAAGTCGACGCTTGTACAACACAGAAACCAGTGACTATGTCACGCTTGAAGATATCGCAGGCTTTATTCGGGACGGTCGTGAGGTTCAGATTATTGACCTAAAATCTGGTGATGATCTGACGAGACAATTTTTACTGCAAATCATTGCAGATCACGAAAGCCGCGGTGAAAATGTACTGCCTGTCAATGTGCTGACCGATTTGGTGCGCAGCTACACCACCCAAGCTACAAGTATCGTGCCACAGTTTTTGGCGATGTCTTTTGATATGATGCGTGATGGGCAATCGAAAATGCTTGAAAACATGGGGGCCATGAGCCCGCTCGCTGGGATGCCCGGTTTTGAGGCTATGCAGGCTCAGCAAGAAGCGTTTCTAAAGGCTATGACCGGAGGATTTCCCCCACGGTCTGACGAAAAACCCAAACCAGAAGCATCTGAGGATAAACCCGCTGACAGCGGTGATTTGCAAACAATTAAATCGCAATTGGCAGATCTTCAGGCACAGTTGGAAAAGTTAAGCCGGTAGAATTGTTATAGATGGTTGCTTGGGGCCTTAAATTGGTTAAAGCCCCAAACGGTCGCGCATTGCATACCAACTCATTGCCAAAACCAGCAAAGGGGTGCGTAAACGGCTTCCCCCGGGAAACGGCATTGCCGGTACCTTTGACATGGTTTCAAATCCACTCGCAGCACCATTAATTGCCAGTGCCATCATTTTACCTGCATGGGTTGCCGTGCCCACCCCATGACCAGAATAACCAGACGCGCTTAGGATATTGGGTTCCAACCTAGTCAGATAGGGCATGCGCCGCACGGTTATTCCCAAAGTACCGCCCCACGCATAGTCAATTTTGACATCTGCAAGATGCGGAAAAATCTCTGTCATCGGTTTGCGCACTGTTTCAGCAATGTTCTTTGGAAAATGATAACTATAATTTTCTCCCCCCCCAAAGAGTAGGCGGCCATCGTGTGATAGGCGAAAATAATTCACCACAAACTTTGTATCCGCCACCGCGACATCTTTGGTCAACACCCGCGATGCTTCGCTTCCCAATGGTTCGGTTGCTGCAATAAAGTTGTTTATGGGCATCACCCGCCGGGCTACTTTTGGCTCAAGCCCGCCTAAGTAGCCATTGCAGGCAATCACCACGTGGTGACATCGCAAGACCCCGTTTTCAGCTGTGACAACGGGGTTTGATCCCCGAGCAACTTCTTGAACGCGGGTCTTTTCATAAATTGTAACGCCCGCCTTGATCGCCGCCTGTGCAAGGCCCAAGGCAAAGCGCAATGGGTGCAGATGCGCAGCCCCATGATCCAATATGCCGCCATAATAACGTGGGGACGGGCAGAGGTCTTCGGTAGCGCTACGGTCTAATTTATCAATCTGCGTATAGCCATAGCGGCTTTCAAGAAAATCAGCATAGTGGTGCAATTCGTCCATTTGCTTTCTGGTAAGGCCAATATCTGCAACCCCGGGGCGCAGATAACAGTCAATTTTATGATCCTTGATCAATGATTTGACGGTGTCTTTGGCATCTTCTGCAAGCTGCCATAGTTTATCGCCAATACTGTCGCCCATCAGCTTCAGCAGATCATCTTGCTCCATCCTTTGGCCGGTTCCAAGCTGACCCCCATTGCGCCCTGATGCGCCAAAGCCAACCCTATGTGCATCCAAAAGCGCCACTTTAAAGCCAGCCTCGGCAAGATGCAGCGCGGCAGAAAGACCTGTGAAACCCGCACCGATAACACAGACATCAGCGCTGTGTTCGCCGCGCAATTGTTCAAATTCTGGCAAAGGGGTTGCTGTCGCTGCGTACCAGCTATCCGGATAGCACCCCAAGCGGTCATTGGCGTCTAAAAGGTTCATACGTTCAGCAGTAAATGTTCGCGTTCCCACGGGCTGATCACTTGCAGAAACTCTTCGTATTCTGCGCGCTTCACAATCGAATACACCCGGGCGAACTCAGGGCCAAGGATTTCATGTAATTCGGGCGAGGCTTCAAAAAGGTCCAAGGCTTCGCCCATTACTCTGGGGATATCAGTTTCGCCCTCATAGGCTTCACCGCGAAATTGTTTCCCCGGACGCAGTTCATTTTGCATCCCTAGATAGCCGCAAGCCAGCGATACAGCGATGCCCAGATATGGGTTGCAATCCATACCCGCCAGCCGGTTTTCCACCCGCCGTGCCTCTGGATCTGAGATTGGAATACGAATACCGGCTGTGCGGTTGTCGCGCGCCCACTCAAGGTTGATCGGCGCAGAGTGCTCTTTAACGTAACGGCGATAGGAATTGACATAGGGTGCCAGAATGGCGATGGCGCGCGGAACATAGCGCTGCAAGCCGCCGATAAAGTGGTAAAAAAGATCGGTTTCGCCGCCTTGAGGGCCAGAGAATGCATTGGTGCCGGTTTCGATATCAATAATGGAATGGTGGATATGCATGGCGCTGCCGGGTTCATTTTCAATTGGCTTGGCCATGAAAGTCGCAAAACAATCATGCCGCAGTGCTGCTTCGCGGATCAGCCGTTTAAAATAAAACACTTCATCGGCCAATCGCACCGGATCTCCGTGGCGCAGATTAATCTCTAGCTGTCCGGCGCCGCCTTCTTGGGTGATGCCGTCGATCTCGAACCCCTGCGCTTCGGCAAAGTCATAAATATCGTCAATCACCGGACCAAATTCATCAACCGCTGTCATGGAATAGGCTTGCCGCGCGGCTGCTGGGCGGCCGGACCGTCCCATCATTGCAGATATTGGTTTGGCTGGATCAATGTTGCGGGCGACAAGAAAAAATTCCATTTCGGGGGCCACAACAGGTTCCCATCCTTTGGAACGATAAAGCTCAACCACCCGTTTTAAAACATTGCGCGGCGCAAAGGGAACGGGTTCGTCTTTGCGGTCATAGGCGTCATGAATCACCTGCAATGTCCAATCGCCGGTCCAGGGCGCCGCGGTGGCGGTGGAATAATCGGGTTTAAGCACCATATCGCGTTCGATAAACCCGTCATCACCGGCTGCTTCACCCCACCCGCCCGTGATGGTTTGATAAAAAATCGAGTCTGGAAGATAAAAGGACGACTGGCGGGCAAATTTTCCGGCCGGAACAGCCTTGCCTCGTGCGATGCCCGGTAAATCGGCGATAATACACTCGACCTCATCTAATTTGCGGCCCTCAAGATAGTCGGAGGCAGATTGAGGCATTTTTTTAAAGGTATTTTCCAACTTACTCATGCTGTCACCTGTGCTAAATCGAATATATTATAAATACGGTCCGCCAGGGCAGAGTTTGAGTTTGGCAACTCTAACTTGCAAGATGCCTGCTCAAGTAGGTCGTCCGGCACTACGCCGCGGCCGCGCTTCTCGATCAGACCGTGAATGAAACCGCTGTCAAATTCTGGATGGGCCTGCACCGTGAAAACGTTCTCGCCGTAGCCCAAAAAGGCATATTTGCAAAACGGGCTAGAGCCTAAGACATGCGCCTGTGGCGGCAGCTCTACAATTTGATCTTGGTGCCAAGCGTTTAGTGTCACGGTTTGGCCTTCAAAGTCATATTTGGTGGCGCCGACCGACCAACCACCAGAATATTTTTCCACCTGTCCACCAAGCGCCTGTGCAATGATCTGATGCCCAAAGCAGACGCCTACAAGAGGCATATTCAAGCTATAGATATCCCTTACAAGCGCTTTTAAAGGCGCGATAAACGGCAAGTTATCATAAATACCGTGACGTGAGCCTGTGATCAGCCAGCAATCTGCTGACTCAGCAGATTTTGGAAACTCCATATCAACCACGCTATAGGCGGCAAACGAATAGTCTCGGCGGGACAGAAATCGCGAAAACATCTGCGCATAATTGCCAGTTTCGGCGATCATTTCAGCTGGCGCATGCCCAGCTTGTAAAATACCGACTTTCATAAATCACCCGTTGCTTTTATGCCCGCTGCCAAGCAGTTGCGACTATTCATACTGTCTCCAGATAGACTTTCCAGTGTTCGTCTTCTGGAATTGATTGCAGTTTGTCGTATTCTTGTTGTTTTGTCATACAGAAATTTTCAATCAGCGTGCCTGGCAATATACGCGCAATCATTGGGTCACTTTCAAATAGCGACATGGCCTTTGTCCAATCTGTCGCAAGCTGCGGCATGTGCTGATCATAGGCA
The nucleotide sequence above comes from Rhodobacteraceae bacterium Araon29. Encoded proteins:
- a CDS encoding lactoylglutathione lyase, which translates into the protein MGIRYLHTMVRVKDLEASMAFYELLGLKETRRHDSEAGRFTLVFMAPEGQEDCPVELTYNWDGDEGLPSDSRHFGHLAYSVDNIYDTCQHLQDNGVVINRPPRDGRMAFVRSPDNVSVELLQDGPALAPAEPWASMGNTGHW
- a CDS encoding gfo/Idh/MocA family oxidoreductase is translated as MQKVMRWGVVGASKFARTQMVPAMMLAQNTQFCALATSNPEKAAPFQAMEPNLKIYTDYDALLADPEIDALYLPLPNHLHVQWCKKGLDAGKHVLCEKPIAMRAEEIDDLIAMRDSSGLLLAEAYMIVHHPQWHYARELYQSGAIGELVQVDGVFSYNNSADPNNIRNRPETGGGSLPDIGVYTMGAARFVTDEEPVEIVDANITWQNDVDVWAAINAKFPSFHFNATTSMRMAPRQEMNFHGTKGLIRLTAPFNPSVFSQAEVELHSADMVVSTKRYPAENHYVNQLQAFRASALEGTPYGCTLEFSQGTQRMIDMALKKARGD
- a CDS encoding RluA family pseudouridine synthase, whose amino-acid sequence is MTMSLVQFAIAEDPPNRLDKALFRDAPEQEDLSRTRLGKLIEEGAVRVDGKIATSPKTKVAAGAMIEITLKEARQIATEAENIPLEVVYEDPHLIVVNKPAGMVVHPAPGTPSGTLVNALLHHCAASLSGIGGERRPGIVHRIDKDTSGLLVVAKTDKAHHHLADQFAAHSVERLYQALCFGVPEASDPRLRGVRGVNFEPGNIMKITTQLARHKTDRQRQAVLFEGGRHAVTRVRIAQRFGAPAAAALIECWLETGRTHQIRVHLAHTGHGLIGDPVYGGKRRIARKAMGEQASDAIGNFSRQALHASVLGFAHPVSDEKLRFEAPLPDDFSNLLGDLTNTSL
- the rpoH gene encoding RNA polymerase sigma factor RpoH, with translation MSNYANLPAPTPEGGLSRYLQDIRKFPMLEPEEEYMLAKRWVEEQDTEAAHKMVTSHLRLAAKIAMGYRGYGLPQAEVISEANVGLMQAVKRFDPEKGFRLATYAMWWIRASIQEYILRSWSLVKMGTTSAQKKLFFNLRKAKSRIGALDEGDMHPDNVAKIATDLGVTEAEVISMNRRLSGGDASLNAMVGSADGDSSMEWQDWLEDEDADQAADYEAKDELDTRRALLAEAMEVLNEREQDILAKRRLAEKVITLEELSEHYNVSRERIRQIEVRSFEKLQLKMRELALEKGLVATA
- a CDS encoding FAD-dependent thymidylate synthase; this translates as MPLSPDQLAEIEAQRAQSQTTLRTVSPGMESHLYTAYPVLDHGFVRVIDYMGDDAAICQAARVSYGKGTKSVQNDEGLIRYLMRHWHSTPFEMCELKLHVKLPVFVARQWIRHRTANVNEYSARYSILDREFYIPAPDKVAAQSVVNNQGRGEVLTGAEAAQVLEILKADSTRAYDNYEAMISQDGQQGLARELARMNLPANIYTQWYWKVDLHNLFHFLRLRADAHAQYEIRVYADEMCKLVADWVPFAYRAFEDYRMGGATLSATALDCVRRMVGGEKVTQETSGMSKGEWREFEATLSA
- the phaC gene encoding class I poly(R)-hydroxyalkanoic acid synthase, with amino-acid sequence MTTTDQDIENQTSKLEQNLAKLDELNQRLITVLQTKKTTDAALSGPGHDLALKTTAAYWQEAIQNPSRLIEHQIAYWGKTLTHFIEAQNAMMHKDFDAVETSAPLDKRFSNPLWNSHPYFKFIKQQYLHNAEVVQSSIESIDGLETTEKRRLEYFSKQIVDMMAPTNFLATNPDALEQAVETQGQSLIDGLENLIADLEDNDGELVVRLADEKAFELGGNIATTPGKVVFRNHMLELIQYSPSTQTTHEIPLVIFPPWINKFYILDLTAQNSLIKWLVAQGLTVFIVSWINPDASYKEVSLEDYIEHGYLQALQTVRSETGQDKVNAVGYCIGGTTLALTLALLKQRGEELINSATFFTTLTDFSNQGEFLPFLQNDFIDGIEQEVGTKGILESYIMARTFSFLRSNDLIYSPAIKSYMMGKAPPAFDLLYWNGDGANLPGKMAVQYLRGLCQRNEFAEGGFELFGEKLHLRNVDVPLCAVACETDHIANWKDSYRGVAQMGSRSKTFILAESGHIAGIINPPGKNKYGFFLNSDPKKTPEKWHSNAKYHAGSWWNEWASWLKKRSGKQRDALVPGSDSLPVICDAPGLYVTQKAKV
- the phaZ gene encoding polyhydroxyalkanoate depolymerase; translation: MRHMASYDFMEAMRNTNQWMGATAQAFASYPAFSAVPNPWLQWAAAWGQVTERSFQRMITKPDWAIDSITCDDGRDHLVQVKPVVSGAFGDLIHFDVQGRKPAARQVLLIAPMSGHYATLLRSTVKSLIGDCEVFVTDWHNARDIPVSKGKFDIEDYTLYLVDYLNHLGPETHVIAVCQPVPLALAATAYLAEENPEAQPRSLTLIGGPVDPDAAPTDVTDFGRRVTMGQLEHTLIQQVGFKYAGVGRKVYPGLLQLASFMSMNSDRHCQAFSDQIMNVAQNTASEHDKHNKFYDEYLAVMDMTAEFYLSTVDRIFKQREIAQNKFTVAGKKIDFSKITKVAIKTVEGAKDDISAPGQCIAALDLCSGLPADKKASHVEPEAGHYGIFAGKSWRENIRPLVLEFIDANSAATPAKD